A portion of the Paenibacillus sp. PvR098 genome contains these proteins:
- a CDS encoding FAD-binding oxidoreductase, with protein sequence MKNRYLLFIAAYLLLFTASVYINGSRGPDLLMTDVSRIESRKVTKIVPANDLKSLQETVREAARQGLPISIAGASHSQGGHTFYKDAVVLSMKPFNRMVHLDEKRRILRVQSGATWADVQNYLNPYNLSVRVMQSSNIFTIGGSLSSNVHGRDLHHGPVIETVESFRLLMADGALRNVSREENEELFGLVIGGFGLFGVIVDVDLRVTDNPIYRIDTFMTDYRSFPDWFHSEILSKPEAELAIARLSVAPDSLLNEMYVTTYTRTDEKAVPALTELQEERFVERNKFLFGLSRKWDWGKNFIWTVQKKMFADAPKGELITRNNAMRPEIEFLEHRSPTDTDILQEYFVPADRFPAFVDELRTIVRQEKVNLLNATVRYIRSNDEAHLSYARHDGYAVVILINQKLSDQGQVHTEKITQQLVDAVIRNSGTYYLTYQSYPTPEQMRQVYPNTDSFFGAKRHYDPDGLFQNLFYERYAHYGR encoded by the coding sequence ATGAAAAATAGGTATCTGCTTTTTATCGCTGCGTATCTGCTGTTGTTCACGGCCTCGGTATACATAAACGGTTCCCGCGGGCCCGATCTGTTGATGACGGATGTAAGCCGGATTGAATCCCGCAAGGTGACCAAAATCGTCCCGGCGAATGATCTCAAGAGCCTGCAGGAGACGGTTCGCGAAGCGGCCCGGCAGGGACTGCCTATCTCCATTGCCGGGGCTAGCCACAGCCAAGGCGGCCATACATTCTACAAGGACGCCGTTGTACTGAGCATGAAGCCTTTCAACCGGATGGTACACTTGGACGAAAAGCGGCGCATACTTCGCGTACAAAGCGGTGCGACATGGGCCGACGTTCAGAACTATCTGAATCCCTATAACCTGTCGGTCCGTGTTATGCAGTCCTCTAATATCTTCACGATCGGCGGATCGCTCAGCTCGAATGTGCACGGACGGGACCTTCACCACGGCCCGGTGATTGAGACAGTGGAAAGCTTCCGACTGCTCATGGCGGACGGCGCCCTGCGGAACGTAAGCAGAGAAGAGAATGAAGAACTGTTTGGCCTCGTCATCGGCGGTTTCGGTCTGTTCGGCGTCATTGTCGATGTGGACCTCAGGGTCACAGATAATCCGATCTACCGGATCGATACGTTCATGACCGATTACCGTTCGTTCCCGGACTGGTTCCACAGCGAAATACTGTCCAAACCCGAAGCCGAGCTGGCCATCGCGCGATTGTCCGTAGCTCCGGACAGCTTGCTGAACGAAATGTATGTAACCACATATACAAGGACTGATGAGAAAGCAGTACCTGCTCTAACAGAGTTACAAGAGGAGCGTTTTGTGGAGCGCAACAAGTTTTTGTTCGGTCTGTCGCGCAAATGGGATTGGGGCAAAAACTTCATCTGGACAGTTCAAAAAAAGATGTTTGCCGATGCCCCTAAGGGAGAGCTGATCACGCGCAACAACGCAATGCGGCCTGAGATCGAGTTTCTGGAGCATCGATCCCCCACGGATACGGACATCCTGCAGGAGTATTTCGTGCCCGCAGACCGTTTCCCCGCTTTTGTAGACGAACTAAGAACGATCGTCCGGCAAGAGAAGGTCAATCTGCTGAACGCTACGGTCCGTTATATCCGGAGTAATGATGAAGCTCATCTCTCTTATGCAAGGCATGACGGTTATGCCGTTGTGATCTTAATCAACCAGAAGCTGTCGGACCAAGGGCAAGTACATACCGAGAAAATCACGCAGCAGCTTGTGGATGCGGTGATACGTAACAGCGGCACCTATTATTTAACCTACCAGTCCTATCCGACACCAGAGCAAATGAGGCAGGTATACCCAAACACGGACAGCTTCTTTGGCGCGAAACGACATTATGATCCGGACGGGCTTTTCCAAAATTTATTTTACGAGAGGTATGCCCATTATGGAAGATAA
- a CDS encoding phospholipase D family protein — MEHHPIQGPAGRGEERQTHRSRNSTTQPEKLARKQPVVHQLRLWILLLLILTIVAVIIVNTHKTLPEGIAYEGAPHQVENIEFLYDLTYPKDGATVTEQTIYNRILQAIDEAESFIVIDMFLFNGYVDQGQSFPPLSATLTDKLIARKQERPELEIVFITDEINTTYGSHPSPELQKMEAAGIATVITYLDRLRDSTPIYSGLWRTFFRWFGESGSGWLKNPLAESAPDITVRSYLKLFNVKANHRKVIATEQTAIISSANIHDASALHSNAAFAVSGGIITDVLASEQAVSNMSGGPELPSNPVREEEKSGDITVRLLTEGMVYKHVLESLAQAGTGDTVWMGMFYLADPKVVDGLLEASDRGADVRLILDPNENAFGNEKIGMPNRPVAAQLQEQSEGRIQIRWFNTADEQYHAKMTVIAGPSQTVIHSGSANLTKRNLDDLNLESNLMIEAPADSELSAEVLQYFERLWTNKDAEYTLDFNAFKDKTVPLKKWLYRLQETLGFTTY; from the coding sequence ATGGAACATCATCCGATACAAGGTCCTGCAGGCCGGGGGGAGGAACGGCAGACGCACCGAAGCCGGAACTCAACAACACAGCCTGAGAAGCTTGCCAGAAAACAGCCTGTCGTCCATCAACTGCGACTCTGGATCCTGCTGCTGCTTATACTGACGATTGTGGCCGTCATCATTGTAAATACGCATAAGACGCTTCCCGAAGGAATTGCTTACGAGGGTGCTCCGCATCAGGTAGAAAACATCGAGTTTTTGTATGACCTCACTTATCCTAAGGACGGGGCAACCGTGACCGAGCAGACGATTTATAACCGAATCCTTCAGGCAATTGATGAAGCGGAGTCCTTTATTGTGATCGACATGTTCCTGTTTAACGGGTATGTCGATCAAGGCCAATCTTTTCCTCCGCTCAGTGCCACGCTGACGGACAAGCTGATTGCCAGAAAGCAGGAGCGTCCGGAGCTGGAGATTGTATTCATTACCGATGAGATCAACACCACCTACGGCTCGCACCCTTCACCTGAGCTGCAAAAAATGGAGGCAGCCGGTATTGCAACAGTGATCACGTATCTGGACCGTTTACGTGACTCTACCCCAATCTACTCAGGGCTGTGGCGTACCTTTTTTCGTTGGTTCGGCGAGTCGGGGAGCGGTTGGCTGAAAAACCCGCTAGCCGAATCGGCGCCCGATATTACCGTCCGCTCCTACCTGAAGCTGTTTAACGTAAAAGCGAATCACCGCAAAGTGATCGCTACGGAGCAAACAGCCATTATTTCTTCAGCCAACATTCACGATGCCAGCGCCTTACATTCCAATGCCGCTTTCGCGGTGAGTGGCGGCATCATTACCGATGTACTAGCCAGTGAGCAGGCGGTATCTAACATGTCCGGGGGCCCGGAATTGCCGTCTAATCCTGTCCGTGAAGAAGAAAAAAGCGGTGACATAACGGTACGTCTGCTGACGGAAGGGATGGTGTACAAGCACGTCCTTGAGTCCTTAGCTCAAGCTGGAACCGGGGATACCGTGTGGATGGGCATGTTCTATCTCGCTGACCCCAAGGTCGTGGATGGGCTGCTGGAAGCTTCGGACCGTGGAGCGGATGTGCGACTCATCCTCGACCCCAACGAAAATGCGTTCGGAAACGAGAAGATCGGCATGCCGAATCGCCCCGTAGCCGCACAGCTGCAGGAACAATCAGAGGGCCGCATCCAAATCCGGTGGTTCAATACGGCCGATGAACAATACCACGCCAAGATGACCGTGATTGCCGGTCCTTCCCAAACCGTTATCCACAGCGGTTCAGCCAATTTAACGAAACGAAATTTGGATGATTTGAATTTGGAATCCAACCTAATGATCGAAGCTCCTGCGGACAGCGAGCTGTCAGCGGAAGTACTGCAGTACTTCGAGCGTTTGTGGACCAACAAAGATGCGGAGTACACGCTGGATTTCAATGCATTCAAGGATAAGACGGTCCCGCTCAAAAAATGGCTCTACCGTTTGCAAGAGACGCTCGGATTTACAACCTATTAA
- a CDS encoding S-layer homology domain-containing protein, with the protein MSIKKIITILSATALLGSLTAGSSFAFVDLDQDHKTPIMTLKERGIVSGMDGKHFVPMGKVSYAQAVHMLVNGLDININAMLFVKAPQATDYYTNIPNDAWYAQSFVNAHLNGLPIPKDVDPNGTITREQFADLMIHAMDTKGTYPVIKMLIIFEDEKEIDAKLSYSIQRIVLHQIAKVGEDRKFYPKREMTRGEAAVWVHNAIRLVESHAEHPAQQEQVKVSVEQANDDVNKVVLSRGQKPTAGYGITIDAIRFEHDGRAIITYSLTDPKPDSMNATVITEPKAETYVSSKYKPVAEPSGFTVDSVVDELVK; encoded by the coding sequence ATGTCGATCAAAAAAATAATTACGATTTTATCGGCGACGGCGCTTTTAGGCAGCCTGACGGCCGGGTCGTCTTTTGCGTTCGTTGATTTGGATCAGGATCATAAAACTCCGATTATGACATTGAAGGAGCGGGGAATCGTAAGCGGCATGGACGGTAAGCATTTTGTTCCGATGGGCAAAGTCAGCTATGCTCAAGCGGTTCACATGCTGGTCAATGGGCTGGATATCAACATCAACGCTATGCTGTTCGTCAAGGCTCCGCAAGCTACGGATTATTATACGAATATTCCTAACGATGCCTGGTACGCCCAGTCTTTTGTGAATGCTCACTTGAACGGGCTGCCGATTCCGAAGGATGTCGATCCTAACGGCACCATTACTCGCGAGCAGTTTGCTGATCTGATGATTCATGCTATGGATACGAAAGGAACATACCCTGTTATCAAAATGCTGATTATTTTCGAAGATGAGAAGGAAATCGATGCGAAGCTCAGCTACAGCATACAGCGGATCGTTCTGCACCAGATCGCCAAGGTAGGAGAGGATCGTAAGTTTTATCCGAAGCGAGAGATGACTCGCGGGGAAGCGGCGGTATGGGTGCACAATGCGATCCGTCTCGTCGAGTCGCATGCAGAGCATCCGGCGCAGCAGGAACAGGTCAAGGTATCGGTTGAACAAGCGAACGACGATGTCAACAAGGTTGTCCTTTCCCGAGGTCAGAAGCCGACCGCAGGCTACGGTATTACCATTGACGCTATTCGATTCGAACACGACGGCCGAGCGATCATCACCTATTCACTGACTGATCCGAAGCCGGACAGCATGAACGCGACGGTCATTACGGAGCCTAAAGCAGAAACGTATGTTTCCTCCAAATATAAGCCGGTAGCAGAACCTAGCGGGTTCACCGTGGACTCGGTTGTCGACGAGTTGGTAAAATAA
- a CDS encoding alpha/beta hydrolase — translation MDKRYEDVNGVKLGYFEQGEGTPVVLLHGFCGSSSYWEEVIPMLEGSCQLIVPDLRGHGDSSAPEGTYSMESMAEDIVGLLEKKNCGKAVVLGHSLGGYVTLALAEKHPEKLLGFGLVHSTAYPDDEKGKEGRLKAIDTIKEQGLPVFLEGLIPKLFAPSHVESMPEAVNKAKQIGLGTSPEGAVRTLEGMRTRTDRNDVLSGAKVPVLLLAGAGDQLIAPEKTFSVSGEHIIAKTLEGAGHVSMMETPQELAQAVRDFTAKL, via the coding sequence ATGGATAAGCGTTATGAGGACGTAAACGGAGTCAAGCTGGGTTATTTCGAGCAGGGAGAAGGGACACCGGTGGTGCTGCTCCATGGATTTTGCGGAAGCTCGTCCTATTGGGAAGAGGTGATTCCGATGCTGGAAGGAAGCTGCCAGTTGATCGTGCCGGATCTGCGTGGACATGGTGATTCCTCAGCGCCGGAAGGTACGTATTCAATGGAGTCGATGGCAGAAGACATTGTGGGACTGCTGGAGAAGAAAAATTGCGGCAAAGCCGTCGTGCTTGGACATTCATTGGGCGGTTATGTGACGCTGGCGCTCGCTGAGAAGCATCCGGAGAAGCTGCTGGGTTTTGGGCTTGTGCATTCCACGGCGTATCCCGATGATGAGAAGGGAAAGGAAGGCCGGCTAAAAGCAATAGATACGATAAAAGAGCAGGGGCTTCCCGTATTTCTAGAAGGCTTGATCCCCAAACTATTTGCCCCGTCTCATGTGGAGTCGATGCCGGAAGCAGTTAACAAAGCCAAACAAATCGGTTTGGGAACGAGTCCGGAAGGGGCGGTTCGTACGCTGGAAGGCATGCGCACAAGGACGGACCGGAACGACGTATTGTCCGGCGCAAAGGTGCCCGTACTGCTGTTGGCCGGAGCGGGGGATCAGCTCATTGCGCCGGAGAAAACCTTTTCCGTGAGTGGAGAACATATCATCGCCAAGACACTGGAAGGCGCTGGTCATGTGAGTATGATGGAAACGCCTCAGGAGCTTGCGCAAGCGGTACGGGATTTCACGGCTAAGCTGTAG
- a CDS encoding thiol-disulfide oxidoreductase DCC family protein, with translation MGDQMKELTQEEHTSQGMEDGNPLIFYDGVCGFCQRIVQFILPRDRNARFRFVAIQSDTGRKLLLHHGMDPDALSTFVLLDRGKVYTRSTAGLRVFRGLGGGWPMLYAFIAVPRPVRDAVYDWIARHRYRFFGRSDACMLPDSKVRERFLDY, from the coding sequence ATGGGAGATCAGATGAAGGAGCTAACGCAAGAGGAGCATACGTCCCAGGGGATGGAGGACGGAAATCCGCTCATTTTTTATGATGGAGTGTGCGGTTTTTGCCAGCGGATCGTGCAGTTTATTCTTCCGCGCGACCGGAATGCCCGATTTCGGTTCGTCGCCATCCAATCGGATACCGGCAGGAAGCTGCTCCTTCATCATGGCATGGATCCGGATGCGCTGAGCACGTTCGTCCTTCTGGATCGGGGAAAGGTTTATACGCGGTCAACCGCGGGACTTCGGGTATTCCGGGGACTCGGCGGCGGTTGGCCGATGCTGTACGCTTTTATTGCTGTGCCAAGGCCTGTGCGGGATGCGGTATATGATTGGATCGCACGTCATCGGTACCGCTTCTTCGGTCGAAGCGATGCATGCATGCTTCCTGATTCGAAGGTGAGGGAACGCTTCCTCGACTATTAA
- a CDS encoding alpha/beta fold hydrolase, whose product MWLWTAAGLLLFIALACAGIATYVGWQLTHTNPAALDDSPDRLGLAYENVQFKSRVDEMNLKGWFLPGKTIEGDLSEKPRVIMTHGYNTNRLQKSAEALDLAKNLTDRGYSVLMFDFRNSGESDGSKTTIGFDEKYDVLGAVDWIIANHPGKIALLGYSMGASTSIVAAAEEPSVSGIVADSPFNHLGMYLEDNLPVWSNLPHFPFTPLILGILPGLIGVDPDQVDGFAAVDRIYPRPILFIHSTKDASIPISNSESLWEKHKDRFELWATSAEGHAKNYPPLKEEYIERITAFLEKL is encoded by the coding sequence ATGTGGCTGTGGACGGCGGCCGGACTTCTTCTTTTTATCGCTCTCGCTTGCGCAGGAATTGCCACTTATGTGGGCTGGCAGCTAACTCATACCAACCCGGCCGCGCTGGACGACTCACCGGATCGATTAGGCTTGGCCTATGAGAACGTTCAATTTAAGAGCCGGGTAGACGAAATGAATTTAAAAGGCTGGTTTTTGCCGGGTAAAACCATCGAAGGGGACCTTTCAGAGAAGCCCAGAGTCATCATGACGCACGGGTACAACACGAATCGGCTGCAAAAAAGCGCTGAGGCGCTAGATTTGGCTAAGAACCTTACGGACCGAGGCTATAGCGTATTGATGTTCGATTTCCGAAACTCGGGAGAGTCGGATGGCAGCAAGACCACCATCGGATTTGATGAAAAATATGATGTGCTCGGAGCCGTCGATTGGATAATAGCCAATCACCCGGGAAAAATCGCTTTACTGGGATATTCGATGGGAGCCAGTACGTCCATTGTCGCGGCAGCAGAGGAGCCTAGCGTATCCGGTATCGTGGCCGACAGTCCTTTTAACCATCTAGGAATGTATTTAGAGGATAACCTTCCCGTATGGTCTAACCTGCCTCATTTTCCATTCACTCCGCTCATTTTGGGCATATTGCCGGGACTGATCGGTGTGGATCCTGACCAAGTGGACGGATTCGCAGCAGTAGACCGGATTTACCCGCGACCGATACTTTTCATTCACAGCACCAAGGATGCTTCCATTCCGATCTCAAACAGCGAATCGCTTTGGGAAAAACACAAAGATCGTTTTGAATTGTGGGCTACATCTGCGGAAGGGCACGCCAAAAACTATCCCCCTTTAAAAGAAGAATATATAGAACGGATCACAGCATTTTTGGAGAAACTGTAA
- a CDS encoding ABC transporter permease: MNKKEPPKSSKDTSRLWNKRTHDFLLEIRPFIGYALQSAALTIVLLMLAGSYFYTRILSEAPAGFPFRELAALVLLPCLALSPIRTYLKEADLIYMVPMEAEMSAYMQKAASRAFWTQSLALLAVWTAAWPMYAVAAEENRTSFIVILLVLAALKKVLLVSRWQELKWTEHRYTLAWSALRWLIAGGLTYLLLLLPLWTGAFVVSTALLLIFGVLHWIDKKSIHWPRLIDTEKKHRAFIFRLLNQFIDVSEVQSRPRPMPAPMKLLRLLGGFRFDSQDTYRYMYTLVWLRSEWFGITLRLTVLGTVLISFSRGILMTSFLFILFTGLLAIQLKELQKAYRHSDWSFIYPLPADLRIQSAHSVRFRIYSACTTVLTIPAFWALPHPLYAPVLFIVGWGVSYLYGKIKRKH, translated from the coding sequence ATGAACAAGAAGGAGCCTCCTAAGTCATCCAAAGATACCAGCCGTCTCTGGAACAAACGAACGCATGATTTCTTGCTCGAAATTCGGCCTTTTATCGGTTATGCGCTGCAAAGCGCAGCACTCACGATCGTCCTTCTGATGCTGGCCGGTTCTTATTTCTATACCCGGATCTTGTCGGAAGCTCCCGCCGGTTTCCCGTTTCGGGAGCTCGCTGCCCTTGTGCTGCTTCCTTGTCTGGCCTTGTCTCCGATCCGAACGTATCTTAAAGAAGCGGATTTGATCTACATGGTTCCAATGGAGGCGGAGATGTCCGCCTATATGCAGAAGGCTGCATCCCGTGCGTTTTGGACGCAGTCGCTTGCCCTACTTGCCGTCTGGACGGCAGCGTGGCCAATGTATGCCGTAGCAGCAGAAGAAAATCGAACAAGCTTTATCGTTATCCTGCTGGTGCTTGCCGCACTTAAAAAAGTTCTGCTCGTAAGCCGTTGGCAGGAGCTCAAATGGACGGAGCATCGGTACACGTTGGCCTGGTCAGCGCTTCGCTGGCTGATTGCCGGAGGACTGACATACCTGCTTCTTCTTTTGCCGCTTTGGACCGGGGCGTTCGTCGTCTCTACGGCGCTGCTATTGATATTCGGAGTATTACATTGGATTGATAAAAAGAGCATCCATTGGCCGCGGCTGATTGATACAGAAAAAAAACATCGAGCTTTCATCTTTCGATTGTTGAACCAATTCATTGATGTATCCGAGGTGCAAAGCCGTCCGCGGCCAATGCCGGCCCCAATGAAGCTGCTGCGCTTGCTCGGTGGATTCCGATTTGATTCTCAAGACACGTATCGTTATATGTACACCTTAGTATGGCTGCGCTCCGAATGGTTCGGAATTACTTTGCGGCTAACCGTGCTGGGAACGGTGCTCATCTCCTTTTCCCGAGGCATACTGATGACAAGTTTTCTGTTTATCTTGTTTACAGGCCTTTTGGCCATCCAGCTAAAAGAACTGCAAAAAGCATACCGTCATTCGGATTGGTCCTTCATCTATCCTCTGCCTGCGGACCTACGCATCCAATCGGCCCACAGCGTCCGATTTCGAATATATTCCGCTTGTACGACGGTCTTAACCATTCCTGCGTTTTGGGCGTTGCCTCATCCTTTATATGCGCCGGTGCTGTTTATAGTTGGATGGGGAGTTTCTTATTTGTACGGTAAAATAAAGCGGAAGCACTAA
- a CDS encoding ABC transporter ATP-binding protein yields MELLLRVEKLTGGYSRQKPVLHDLTFSVRPGEMVGLIGLNGAGKSTTIKHILGLMQPHSGEIRLNGQRLETDPTAYRRTYAYVPESPLLYEEMTVKEHLEMAAMAYGLKIDDFEQRASVLLEEFQMKPYQNRLSAHLSKGMKQKVMIMSAFLVQPELYIIDEPFLGLDPLGIRSLLELMVKVKNNGAAILISSHILSTIERYGDRFLLLHQGRLTAAGDMDALRHQAGMPAASLDDIFCSLVTRDVKVE; encoded by the coding sequence ATGGAACTATTATTGAGGGTAGAAAAGCTAACCGGTGGCTATAGCCGGCAAAAACCGGTACTACATGACCTGACGTTCTCGGTACGCCCCGGAGAGATGGTTGGTTTGATTGGCCTTAACGGAGCCGGGAAAAGCACGACGATTAAACATATTCTAGGCTTGATGCAGCCGCATTCGGGTGAAATCCGTTTGAACGGACAACGCTTGGAGACTGATCCTACAGCCTATCGCCGCACGTACGCCTACGTCCCGGAAAGCCCCCTGCTATATGAAGAGATGACGGTAAAAGAACATCTGGAAATGGCAGCGATGGCTTACGGATTAAAGATAGACGATTTCGAGCAGCGGGCCTCCGTGCTTCTCGAAGAATTCCAAATGAAGCCTTATCAAAACCGTCTTTCGGCGCATTTGTCCAAAGGCATGAAACAAAAGGTCATGATCATGAGCGCCTTTCTTGTGCAGCCAGAGCTTTATATCATTGACGAACCCTTTCTCGGCTTGGACCCCCTCGGTATTCGGTCGCTTCTGGAATTGATGGTAAAGGTAAAGAACAACGGAGCGGCTATACTGATCAGCTCCCATATCCTATCCACTATCGAGCGGTACGGCGATCGTTTCCTTTTACTCCATCAAGGACGTTTGACAGCGGCAGGTGATATGGACGCGCTACGTCACCAGGCAGGCATGCCGGCTGCATCCCTAGACGATATCTTCTGCAGCTTGGTAACCCGGGATGTGAAGGTCGAATGA